Proteins from a genomic interval of Lycium ferocissimum isolate CSIRO_LF1 chromosome 2, AGI_CSIRO_Lferr_CH_V1, whole genome shotgun sequence:
- the LOC132042637 gene encoding uncharacterized protein LOC132042637 isoform X2, producing the protein MRIRKHAKISPLHYASSIFLKQHGTVLQTHVNCQLNQSPWDVITFPLDEQHINQQTLLVPHQLDGYDNYAVNGTFYDSEQSITSMKLDDNTEMKEMNYFNSNNVADVPADIDDFKKEQDEEMGELGLEKNEDNNNVTTMCCKNDGKGWQCSREAKKGHTLCEHHLAQVKKNYSSSNSAHSTITTANNSDAKINSTPSSRGRPHRPKKSSSSEFYYYSGFGPLWGKKRGPSTGKNINAGEIYSNDSYGAQSSSSQMDNESNFDYIEDEDDDDDEVENCQTKRARKPIKARSLKSLM; encoded by the exons ATGAGAATAAGGAAGCATGCCAAAATTTCCCCGCTCCACTATGCTTCTTCTATATTTCTCAAACAACACGGTACCGTTTTACAGACCCACGTTAATTGTCAGCTCAACCAGTCACCATGGGATGTTATTACATTTCCCTTAGATGAACAACATATTAACCAGCAAACTTTACTTGTTCCTCATCAG TTGGATGGATATGATAACTACGCCGTAAATGGGACCTTTTATGATTCAGAGCAGAG CATCACGTCAATGAAGCTCGATGATAATACAGAAATGAAAGAGATGAATTATTTTAACAGTAATAATGTCGCTGATGTACCTGCTGATATCGACGATTTTAAGAAAGAGCAAGACGAAGAGATGGGGGAGCTAGggttggagaaaaatgaagataATAATAATGTTACAACTATGTGTTGCAAGAATGACGGGAAAGGATGGCAATGCAGTAGAGAAGCAAAAAAAGGGCATACTTTATGTGAGCACCATTTGGCTCAAGTCAAAAAGAATTACAGTAGTAGCAACTCAGCTCATTCTACTATTACTACTGCTAACAACTCCGATGCCAAAATTAACAGTACTCCAAGTTCTCGTGGCCGCCCCCATCGTCCTAAGAAATCGTCGTCTTCGGAATTCTACTATTATTCGGGTTTTGGTCCTTTATGGGGCAAGAAAAGAGGTCCATCGACCGGGAAGAATATTAATGCAGGTGAAATATACTCTAATGATAGTTACGGGGCACAATCTTCATCTTCTCAAATGGATAATGAAAGtaattttgactatattgaagacgaggatgatgatgatgatgaagttgAAAACTGTCAGACTAAAAGAGCTCGTAAGCCCATCAAAGCTAGGTCACTCAAATCTTTAATGTGA